One Misgurnus anguillicaudatus chromosome 22, ASM2758022v2, whole genome shotgun sequence DNA segment encodes these proteins:
- the ajm1 gene encoding apical junction component 1 homolog, translated as MTRTDPPDILGSAVYQDVKVNSLSSHSKSHHPLKQCDSPFISKLENTRKSKKRHCRHFDNKSKDKLRNQTLAMEYPHRRAERYAANPEVAWNALGRQQGHRFSSPDLFTYRLASQPLPAELPADVVVTDVKRRTRSRSASRVQTSLTPVSFDASPPVARRGRESQRAHRNAQVRSDVSSRGESSYADSRAHPLSDVHPIKLQPQRTDTSRYSPVYAPEDFDEGRSEKPATSPHVRCRVDIKPDESARQHDGRKPATPQGDIPWQKYHSGGGRSLTVPRHFSSSRTPTPTESFTGEYRQAYQYSQSMPNSYMQPMEIPLQKAVSPREPREHYRRERRAHSSPNVPTKFFYAEDLGKYGSSAPSRTYYQDDRYSVPSQAYSPKIQYVQDPRTHIVHAVSARPYYTDVDSYHYPAQPVYPKTYAASEPGAYIIQTPPARTFYGDDPRTYQIQTAPPRIFYVGDPYAQSMEHHYPSRAYYTEGRRHARAVQPQSDDWYGSEVSGYSSHYPSSYVSQVTPTRVRQEPKLTTWYANPCMEPERPATEPRPYSRSWDNILDTQVEREQPVPRGKSDENLLCQGIQTSNERPKPVVVNLSSSPRRYAALSLSENSLLDKSPTEAKSSSSKLWFVTPEITITDNDIRPSNLSKTETRSASWDVLDPKSAPNQAGPQRETKSHPVESTKDKVHGSTSLQQSLEQLDELLADLVVDYKPPARRPSEDLLDQLKKLIDEEEAVSSARKDSVADSEGSMPLDKQPTSIKIDPDALRDTDGSCDGLRSTEECSPDQSPDEDDTMMCSNNRCRRTETLFNACLYFKSCHSCYTYYCSRNCRREDWDVHKESCLYGRIGSVCRHVIKYCRETAEVHKAFSRIAKVGYLSRGRGVLFVGFPNPGSSTNFLQFGLESLLMSPTYLSLRELESFKDNLGEYCKELQEAGKEYDPNECFLLNVSIAVGDQVPDGPSPRVQAPTVRKFAKIALASYSPEKKSQRKESDMETLILTPPPGMADIDKEGEEGRKSREICFINIQRELRIRGVFLRHEYPHVYQKLCEFVENNRRFTPTTIYPIDKRTGKQFMCMIMAASEPRTLDWVANPHLLDDII; from the coding sequence ATGACACGCACAGATCCACCTGACATACTAGGATCAGCTGTGTATCAAGATGTCAAAGTGAATTCCCTCTCGAGCCACTCCAAATCTCATCATCCCTTAAAACAATGTGATTCTCCATTCATCAGCAAACTGGAGAACACTCGAAAAAGCAAAAAGAGGCACTGCCGCCATTTTGACAACAAGTCTAAGGACAAACTCAGAAATCAAACATTAGCGATGGAATATCCACACAGAAGGGCTGAAAGGTACGCGGCCAATCCAGAGGTCGCCTGGAATGCCTTAGGTCGCCAACAAGGGCACCGTTTCTCTTCCCCGGACCTGTTTACCTATCGTCTCGCCTCCCAGCCGCTGCCCGCTGAACTGCCTGCTGACGTCGTTGTGACAGACGTAAAGAGAAGGACCAGATCGAGAAGTGCCTCGCGGGTTCAGACCAGCCTCACCCCGGTATCGTTTGATGCTTCCCCTCCAGTGGCCAGGAGGGGCCGGGAATCTCAGAGGGCGCACAGAAACGCTCAAGTAAGGTCAGATGTTTCTTCAAGAGGAGAGTCTTCCTACGCCGATTCTCGAGCACACCCATTAAGTGATGTTCACCCTATTAAACTGCAGCCACAGAGAACTGATACAAGCAGGTACTCCCCCGTGTACGCTCCTGAAGACTTTGATGAAGGAAGGTCGGAGAAACCCGCTACTAGTCCTCACGTTCGGTGTCGGGTAGACATTAAACCAGATGAGTCAGCCAGGCAGCACGATGGCCGGAAGCCAGCTACTCCCCAAGGAGACATACCTTGGCAGAAATATCACAGCGGCGGCGGTCGAAGTCTGACGGTACCTCGTCATTTCTCCTCTTCAAGGACACCGACACCCACTGAATCCTTTACAGGGGAGTACAGGCAGGCGTACCAGTATTCCCAAAGTATGCCAAACAGTTACATGCAGCCTATGGAGATCCCTTTACAAAAAGCGGTCTCGCCACGAGAGCCAAGGGAACACTACAGAAGGGAACGAAGGGCTCATTCCAGCCCCAATGTGCCAACTAAATTCTTCTATGCAGAGGATTTGGGGAAGTATGGATCTTCAGCTCCATCAAGGACTTATTATCAAGATGACCGATACAGCGTTCCTAGCCAAGCCTACTCACCAAAAATTCAATACGTACAAGATCCAAGAACTCACATTGTTCACGCTGTATCTGCCAGACCGTATTACACAGACGTTGACTCCTACCATTACCCTGCACAGCCCGTGTACCCTAAAACCTATGCTGCGAGTGAACCAGGTGCATATATAATACAGACGCCCCCGGCGAGGACATTCTACGGGGATGACCCGAGGACATATCAGATTCAAACAGCCCCTCCTCGGATTTTCTACGTGGGCGACCCCTATGCCCAATCAATGGAGCATCATTATCCATCAAGGGCATATTACACGGAGGGCAGACGACATGCCCGTGCGGTTCAGCCACAGTCTGATGACTGGTACGGCTCAGAAGTGTCTGGCTACTCGAGCCATTACCCCTCCTCGTATGTGTCACAGGTCACTCCCACAAGAGTTAGACAAGAGCCGAAGCTAACGACTTGGTATGCCAACCCGTGCATGGAGCCAGAAAGACCTGCAACAGAACCAAGACCATACTCGAGGTCCTGGGATAACATACTGGATACCCAGGTCGAGAGGGAACAGCCTGTGCCGCGTGGAAAGAGCGATGAGAATCTTCTTTGTCAGGGAATACAAACTTCAAACGAAAGGCCGAAACCTGTGGTTGTGAATCTCTCGAGCTCCCCGAGGCGTTACGCTGCGTTGTCCTTGTCTGAAAACTCTTTGCTTGACAAAAGCCCAACCGAGGCCAAAAGCTCCTCAAGCAAATTGTGGTTTGTCACCCCTGAAATAACCATCACAGACAATGACATTAGACCTAGTAACCTTAGCAAAACAGAAACACGCTCTGCTAGTTGGGATGTGCTGGATCCGAAGAGTGCCCCAAATCAAGCAGGCCCTCAACGTGAAACAAAATCCCACCCCGTAGAATCCACCAAAGATAAAGTGCACGGCAGCACTTCCCTACAGCAAAGTCTCGAGCAGCTCGACGAGTTACTGGCTGACCTTGTAGTCGATTACAAGCCTCCTGCTAGGAGACCCAGCGAAGACCTGCTTGACCAGCTCAAGAAACTCATAGATGAGGAAGAGGCCGTATCTTCGGCAAGAAAGGATTCGGTGGCGGATTCTGAAGGCAGCATGCCCCTTGACAAGCAACCTACTTCCATAAAAATAGATCCAGATGCTCTGCGAGACACTGATGGGAGTTGCGATGGCCTCAGAAGTACAGAGGAGTGCTCCCCTGACCAAAGCCCAGATGAGGACGATACCATGATGTGCTCAAACAATAGATGCCGTCGGACCGAGACGCTGTTTAATGCCTGCCTCTACTTCAAATCCTGCCACAGCTGCTACACCTACTATTGCTCTCGCAACTGTCGCCGAGAAGACTGGGACGTGCACAAAGAGAGCTGCCTCTACGGGCGAATCGGCAGCGTTTGCCGCCACGTTATCAAGTACTGTAGAGAAACCGCAGAGGTCCACAAAGCATTCTCCCGTATAGCCAAAGTGGGATACCTGTCTCGGGGTAGGGGTGTCCTGTTTGTAGGGTTTCCAAATCCGGGCTCGTCCACAAATTTCCTTCAGTTTGGACTAGAAAGTCTGCTTATGTCTCCGACGTACTTGTCCCTTCGTGAGCTTGAGAGTTTTAAGGACAACCTGGGGGAGTATTGCAAAGAGCTCCAAGAGGCTGGAAAGGAATACGACCCGAACGAATGTTTTCTCTTGAATGTATCCATCGCTGTTGGCGATCAAGTGCCCGACGGACCGTCGCCGAGGGTCCAAGCCCCGACCGTCAGGAAATTTGCCAAGATAGCTCTAGCCTCGTACAGCCCAGAAAAAAAGAGTCAGCGGAAAGAAAGCGACATGGAGACGTTGATCCTCACCCCACCGCCGGGTATGGCTGACATCGACAAGGAAGGAGAAGAAGGAAGGAAATCGAGGGAGATCTGCTTCATCAACATTCAACGAGAGTTAAGGATACGTGGTGTGTTTCTACGCCACGAGTATCCGCACGTCTACCAAAAGCTCTGTGAATTTGTTGAGAACAACAGAAGGTTCACACCCACTACTATTTACCCCATCGACAAAAGGACAGGCAAGCAGTTTATGTGCATGATAATGGCAGCGTCTGAGCCACGAACACTGGACTGGGTAGCCAACCCACATCTCCTAGATGAcattatataa